The DNA segment AGCGTGCCCACGCCCGCCAGGGCCACCTGGACGCGCTGCGCATGCCGCGCATCCTGTCGCTGTTCGCGGACAAGATGGGCGCGCGCTTCATCGGCCCGCCGCACTTCGATCCCGCCTTCAGCCGCTTCACCGTGCCGCTCGTCGCCGCGCTGGATGCGATTCCCCAGCGGACGCTGGAGCTCTTCGACGAACTGGACGCTGACGCCGCCTGAAACAAGGCCGGCGCGCTCCTCCTCCCTTCACCTTCAAATGCAGCACCCCGCGGGCCTTCACGGGCCCCTGTCAGGAGACGTGTATGTGCAAGCAGCCCAGGAATGAGCAGACGGCGAAGACGGACTGGTTGGATTCCCTGCGGCACGAGGCGCGGATGCTCGTGCACGATCTGGACGCGACGCCCGGCGCGCAGCGCCTCTTCGAGGGCCGCATCGGTCAGGACGACTATGCCTATTACCTCGTCCAGACGTACCAGTACGTGCGCTGGAGCACCGAGTTCCTCACCGAGTCCGGCGAGCGCATGAAGCGCGAGGGCAAGCACACCGCGCTCGCGGACCTGCTGCTCCAGAAGTCGCGCGAGGAGAACGGCCACGAGAAGTGGTTGCTCAGGGACCTGGAGGCCCTGGGCTGGACGAAGGAGCAGGTGGAGCAGGCACCGGTCTGCTCCGCGGTGCGCGCCTACGTGGAGTGGAACCGCTTCACCACGCTGTCGGGCGTGCCCACCGCGTTCCTGGGCACGGCCTACGTGCTGGAGTACCTCTCCGTGAACCGCGCCACGGACGCCAAGGACCGGCTCATCGCCAACAACGGCATCCCCCACATCCAGGACGCCGTCCTCTTCCTGCGCGGCCACGGCGCCGCTGACGGCGACCACGTGGCCGAGCTGGAGTCCGTGCTGCGCACGCTCACGTCCCCGGAGGAGCAGGCCGCGCTGCTGCTCTCCGCGCGCACCACGCGCGCCCTGTTCCCGAAGTTCTTCCGGGCCCCCTGAGCGCGCGCTCCGGACCTCCTCACCCCGGCTTCTGTCTCCAGGCGGCCTGGTAGAGGAGGTCCGTGCGGCTCTCGATGCCCAGCTTGGGGAAGACATTGCGCAGGTGCGTCTTCACCGTGTTGAGCGTCAGGCCCAGGTCCTCGGCGATGGTTTCGTTCGTCCAGTTGCTGAGGACCCCCTGCACCACCTCCACCTCGCGCTTGGAGAGCTTCTGGCGCCAGGGCTCCGGCATCGGGATGGCCCGCGAGCACTCCTGCAACACCAGCACCCAGGGGCGGCTGCCGCGCTGCTCCGGCAGCTCCACGAACGTCACCTTCAAATCGAACTTCCCCCCGGAGCGCGTCCATGTGTCCATGCCCAGGGTCCGCTTCGTCCCCGGTGCCCGGAGCCGTGTCAGGTGCTCGCGCAGCTCCTGGGGCAGCCGCGCGTCGTTCGCCTTCAGCTCCTCCGGGTACCAGCGCCGCAGCAGCTCCGTCGCTCCGGGCGTCCGCAGCTTCTCGTGCTCCGGGGGATCCATCACGACGCACTCGGCGCCCTGGTGGCGGAAGAGGGCGTCCAGGAGGTCGCCTCGCGTCGCCTCGTTCCCGAACAGCCGGCAGTTGCGCACCGTGTTCGCCAGGTACGGGGTCAGGTCCTCGAGGATGGCCTGCTCGCGGTCGGAGAAGGGCAGGGTGTGCTCCCGGTACAGCGTGAAGCCGCCATGCCAGTCCTGCCGCAGGTCCAGCAGCACCGCCATCACGTGCTCCAGCGGCAGCCCCATCTCCCGGCAGCGCAGGTACAGCAAACTGCGCTTCAACTCCTTGCGCGACAGAATGTCCGAGTCGCGCAGCGGCACGTTGGGCTGCTGCATCACCGACTCGCGCACGAAGTCCACCGCGGCCAGCTCCGGGTAGTGCGCGAAGAGGATGCCCGGGGCTCCCAATCCCAGCCACTCGTAATCCCCGGGCCGCTCCGGCCTGGACACGCACACCGCCGCGTAGTCACAGGGCAAGAGCTGCGCGATGGTCCCCTGGGACCGGGCCAGCACCTCCGTCAGGTCCAGCGAGCTGGACAGGGTGCGGGTCAGCTCGAGCAGGAGCGCCTGTTCGCGCTCGGTGAGATTCATTCGACGGGCCTCCTTCCATCCGGTCCGTGCAAGGACATACCGGTGGTGGGGGCCGGGGGTCTGTACCCCGCAATAGGTATGGACGGGCTTCGCACCTCCGAAGCCCGCCCACGCCTGTCGTTCATGGCGATGTCTGTCGATGCCGGGGCGGCGCTAGTTGCCCGCGCTGCCTTCCACCGGCGGCGTGCCCGTGGTGGGGCTGACGGGGCTGCCCATCTTCTTGTTCTGGTCCCAGGCCGGCGGCGTCACTTCCATCTGCGCGCCCTTGTTGCCCGGAGTGCCCGAGTTCGGCGCGCCCGGCTTCGCGGCGGCCGAGTGGTCGCTCGTGCTGTTGCTCCCCTGCTCGGTGGAGCCGGAGCCGCCGACGCCTTCATCCACGCTGCTCGGGGCCACGGCGTTGTCGTCGGCCTCGTCCGCGGGCTTGAGGTCCTCGGTGTCCGAGGAGGCGGCGCCCGAGCCGCCCGTGCCCTTGTCCCAGCGCTCCGCGCTGTCCTGGGGCGCGTCCGTGGACGGCTCCTGCATGGGCGGCGTCTCGTGGTCGGTGTGGCTCTGCGCGAACGCCTGTCCGGAGAAGGCGAGTGCTGCCAGTGCTGCCATCAGGGGGAGCTTCATGGGTGGCTCTCCTTCGAAGAACGTGTGTGCTTCGAAGGTGGCGACCGTTGGGTGGGAAACAAGCGCTTGACGCACACCCGCCCCCAGGCCGCGTCCCCGCTCGCAGGGCGGGCAGCCGGCCTTCAGCCCGCCAGCGCGCGCGGTGGCACCGAGCCCACTGCCCACGCGGTGAGCTTGCGCAGCAGCTCCGCGCGGTCCTCGGGCACGGAGAAGAGGTGATCCGCGCGCGGATAGAAGGCGTAGGTGACGCGGCCCTCCAGCTTCAGCGGCGAGAGCATCTCGTAGAACTGGCGCTCGTGGTTGAAGGACAGCCCCATGCCGCCGGAGAACACGAAGCACAGGCTGACGCCGCGCTCCATGAGGTGCTTGTAGTCCTCGGTCAGCCGCGAGCGCTCGGGGTACTCGCGCGTGTAGACCTCGTCGGCCTCACCGGCTTCCCGAAGCTGGGCGGGCAGCTTGCGCTTGCGCAGGTAGCGGGTCCACCGGCGCGGGCTCAGGTAGCGCAGGTGGAAGCGCAGGTGGTAGCCCAGGGTGCGGTACGTGTACCCGTCGATGAAGGCCGCGGCCACCACGCGCTCGTCGGCCACCGTCACCGCGTGCGCGCTGTCCACGCCGGAGCACAGGCCGATGAGCGCGAAGCGCTTCTGGCCCTTCTTCTGCTCCAGGTAGTCGAGCGCCGCGCGCGTCTCCTCTCGGGCGCGCTGGAACTCGTCGGAGCCGCCTTCACGGCGCGGGCGGCTGTCGCCCAGGCCGGACAAGTCGAAGCGCAGCGTGGTGACGCCGCGCCCCGCGAGCTGCCGGGCCAGCTCCACCCACAGCCGGTACGGCCCCACGTGGTGGTTGAGGCCCACGTTGGACAGCACCACGGCGGGCGCACCCGGCAGGGCCTTCGCCGGGTCGGGTTCCGTGATGACGCCCACGAGGCTCTGCTCGGGGCCGAAGGTACAGATGCGCTCGCGCATCACGCGGCCTCCTTCAGGAGCGTGGTGATGGTCTGGAGGATGCGGTTGGACAGGAGCGCGGACTCCTGGCCGCCCGCGCCCTCCTCGGGCACCAGGTGGTGCTGGAAGGGCAGGCCCGTCGACTCCAGGCGCTCCTGGAGGCGCTGGTATTCGGGCCGGGGCGCGCCGGCCACCAGGTGCGTGCGCGTCGCGGGCCACGCGGGCAGCGCGGCCAGGTCCAGCGCGAGGATGTCTTCGCGCAGGGCGCGGGGGAACGCGAAGCCGAGCAGCTCCTGGCGCACCTCCAGCGGGCTCTGGGGCTGAGGATACAGCGTGCGGGTGGCCCGGCGCGCCTGGAGCAGCTCCAGCTCCTGGATCCACGCCTCGCCCTGGACCAGCGGCTCCCAGAGTACGAGCGCGGCGGTGGACAGCCCCTCCGCCGCGGCCCGCACCGCGAGCGCCGCGCCCAGGCGCAGGCCCACGAGCGCCACGCGCTGCACGCCCGTCACGTCCTGCAACTCATTGGCGGCGTGGCGGATGTCCTGGACCCACGTGGCCACGCGGCCCTCGTGGACCTCTCCGGCCGAGTCCCCCGTGCCGTAGTAGTCGAAGCGGAAGACGTGGAAGCCCTCCCGCGTGAGCATCCCGGCCAGCTTCCGGAAGGCCCAGTGCGTCAACATGTACTCCTGGGCGGCGGGATAGCAGAGCACCACCCCGGTGGAGCGCTCGGCGCCCTGGGCGGGGTGGTGGATGCCAAAGAGCTGTCGTTCGGAGCTGCCGAAGAAGCAAGGCGTCACGGTCTGACCATTCTCCTCGGAGGGCCGCTCAGTCCGAGCGCCCCGGCAGGTTCCGCTTCAGCTTATTGAACAAGCGTTGCGCCAGGGGAACAGAAGTCTCCTGGGTGGCAGGCTTTGTCTGCGTGGCGGGCTGCGTCCGGGCGGGGGTTGTAGCGGCCGGCGC comes from the Corallococcus macrosporus genome and includes:
- a CDS encoding iron-containing redox enzyme family protein; this encodes MCKQPRNEQTAKTDWLDSLRHEARMLVHDLDATPGAQRLFEGRIGQDDYAYYLVQTYQYVRWSTEFLTESGERMKREGKHTALADLLLQKSREENGHEKWLLRDLEALGWTKEQVEQAPVCSAVRAYVEWNRFTTLSGVPTAFLGTAYVLEYLSVNRATDAKDRLIANNGIPHIQDAVLFLRGHGAADGDHVAELESVLRTLTSPEEQAALLLSARTTRALFPKFFRAP
- a CDS encoding LuxR C-terminal-related transcriptional regulator yields the protein MNLTEREQALLLELTRTLSSSLDLTEVLARSQGTIAQLLPCDYAAVCVSRPERPGDYEWLGLGAPGILFAHYPELAAVDFVRESVMQQPNVPLRDSDILSRKELKRSLLYLRCREMGLPLEHVMAVLLDLRQDWHGGFTLYREHTLPFSDREQAILEDLTPYLANTVRNCRLFGNEATRGDLLDALFRHQGAECVVMDPPEHEKLRTPGATELLRRWYPEELKANDARLPQELREHLTRLRAPGTKRTLGMDTWTRSGGKFDLKVTFVELPEQRGSRPWVLVLQECSRAIPMPEPWRQKLSKREVEVVQGVLSNWTNETIAEDLGLTLNTVKTHLRNVFPKLGIESRTDLLYQAAWRQKPG
- a CDS encoding alpha/beta fold hydrolase; amino-acid sequence: MRERICTFGPEQSLVGVITEPDPAKALPGAPAVVLSNVGLNHHVGPYRLWVELARQLAGRGVTTLRFDLSGLGDSRPRREGGSDEFQRAREETRAALDYLEQKKGQKRFALIGLCSGVDSAHAVTVADERVVAAAFIDGYTYRTLGYHLRFHLRYLSPRRWTRYLRKRKLPAQLREAGEADEVYTREYPERSRLTEDYKHLMERGVSLCFVFSGGMGLSFNHERQFYEMLSPLKLEGRVTYAFYPRADHLFSVPEDRAELLRKLTAWAVGSVPPRALAG
- a CDS encoding alpha/beta fold hydrolase; the protein is MTPCFFGSSERQLFGIHHPAQGAERSTGVVLCYPAAQEYMLTHWAFRKLAGMLTREGFHVFRFDYYGTGDSAGEVHEGRVATWVQDIRHAANELQDVTGVQRVALVGLRLGAALAVRAAAEGLSTAALVLWEPLVQGEAWIQELELLQARRATRTLYPQPQSPLEVRQELLGFAFPRALREDILALDLAALPAWPATRTHLVAGAPRPEYQRLQERLESTGLPFQHHLVPEEGAGGQESALLSNRILQTITTLLKEAA